Below is a window of Gossypium hirsutum isolate 1008001.06 chromosome A12, Gossypium_hirsutum_v2.1, whole genome shotgun sequence DNA.
CTGAGTTTGTCCACTTCTCTAAAGTCTACGAGTTTTAACAGTCACCTTAAATAGACAAGATTTCGTTATTTATCGAATATTAGGAGACCCACGATGATCATAAGGATATACGCCCAAATGTGTTATTCTCTTTGGACTTTACTTGATTCCGCATCGAACCCACAAAATTTCCTTTTCAACCAATTTATATCTATTCGGGCTTCATAAATCGCTTTTGGAACCCTATCTAAAAGTTGCTCGCATACCTCTCTCCAATCAGCTACGACAACTAACTCAATCACTACCGGCCCATCCACCGGTAACCAAGCTATAACTGCACATCCTCGAGAGTGACAGCACACTTGCTGCATGGAAGATCGAATGTGTGCATCTCAGGTTTTCACATTTTCACCTACGCGCTTACAAGTGCGGGATCCAATTTACACCCCCTACCCATACAGGCCATGTGCAAAAATTTCGCATCTCTCACATCTCTCAAGTATGATTTGATTAAAGACAATAGAGAAGCGGGTAGATTACAAATGTACATCTCCAAAATTCTATCTTCTGactacatataaaaaaatacaaaatattaaatttcagtataacaagaaaatatttaaattcaattagactaaatagaataaaaaattattaccatttgcaattgatcAATCAAGATGTGCTTGTCATTCAAACAAATTAGAGATTTTGCCATCACTAATTTtgaaaaacattaaataaattgtaacagaaaaataattttaaaaatttttaataaaaaaagagagttgagagagaaataaaaattaagtggGAAATTAAAAGGGAATTGAGAGAAATTTGAAAGAGAtagttgagattgaattgaaaaagtaaaagaattggatgagtttatatataaaaaataaataaataaataaataagccatCATGGGTGGgtttcaacatatatttaaataGTTGTTGAATGGGATGATAGTTAGGAAAAATGTTTTTGAGTTAAAAGTGTTTTCATTATTTCAGCCTAGTCTTGTAATTTTTCggaaaaaattaacttaatttagtcaattttttaaaataaggtaTTTTTTAGAAATTCACTCATATATCCCTCATTATacctttcaaattttattattatattaataatataataacatattgaGGAGTATTAATATTATGTTCCAAATTTGTTAGTCAAAGGAAACAAATTATTATATTGAGAAGTACTCGATTTGTGTGCCCGCGTGGCACCCCCTTTCTTTTCTATTCTCTGCTGAGTGCTGCTAATGGAAGTAGATGTGGCTGCTTTGTTGAAACAAGTGGAGGATGGCAGGTATTAGGCTGCAGCCGTTGAATCGGATTACAGTTTGGTTGGGTGTTATTTTAGGAATTAAATCCAGCAATAAATGATAGGTTTTGTCTTTGAAATTGGGATGAAAAAGTTGGTGGGGGATTCTTAATTTACAAGTTCTGAATGGGCAATGGAATAGGTACGGACCAAACATTGAAAGCAATCTTATGGAAATTATGAGGAAAAATGTAGATATTATTATCATGTTAAAAGCAATGGCAACGAATTTTGATATTGAACCATCTCCTTCTACGTCATTTCTGCAGGTATTCCTACATTCAATCAACCTGTCTGCTTTACCACCCAATTTCTATCTCTTCTCATCAATTTATCGAGAATCAGTTGTGGTATTAATTTAGAGAAAGTCATTAAATTAGTTCATTTGAGAATCAATATCACTTAGTTGAATCAAGCAAAAGTTAAATTGAgtagttaaattgaatttttaaaaaaatatttttataatctatttAATTGAACAGGATAAACAGATTAAACTAACCGAATTAATGACCTGATTAATACGACTACCGATCCAATTTAAATGCTTtgaaagttattttattttattttgcaatgcattcagatttacttttgattcaatcATGTTAATCGGAATCAAATAGAAATGGCTAAGATGTTAGTTAAGTAAAAGCAAtcatttttaaggttaatttgtgattatatttatttatttaaaataatttaattaaaattaaatagagtTTAAATAAAAGCATTGAATATGAAtgagtataatatattattaaaaattaactatGTGGTATTATTTCATTAatgtctaaaataataattagttttgcttgaaatatgtttttaatatttaaaagtgggactttattatatttatttcattgAATTTTATCATAGTTTGAAAACAAAGTctgataaataaaagaaaaatagattttgaaagccttatattaatgataaattaattagtgaaaatattgaaaaatattttgggcctaaaaattaaaatagttccAACGTGCGGGGCATGGCATATTCAAGGTTTCCCGTGACATAAGAAAgtacaaaataatagtaataataataaggatatgtttggttcagtgtattacCTAATACAATACAGGCCGAATACGCGCGTATTACATGACGCCTctaatccggcgtttggttcgctgtaataggcaTTACGGGCGTAAACCAATCCCGACCTAATCCCCTTTTTTGCTGCTTTTGTAATCCCTTCCCAAATCCCTGTAATACCTATTACGTCCGCCTTAcgtcccctgctctctgttttaccctccctccctacccgaccctctcctatTCTGTCCTCAAAATTTCTCCTTCCATCTCCCACCGTTTTTGTTTATTATTCTGGCTCAGTTCGATAACGCCGGGAAAGAAGTCCCTGATTTCGAATACACTCCGCGAAGCATTGCTCATTTGTACAATCTGGCTACCGTCTCGCAGGCAAAGACTCAAGCTGCCAACATTGTTGCCAACGATTTTCGCCAGAAAGCCGCCGAATACCGTTCTCAAGGtcctaatttgtttttttttctttctaaattgaattgaaattctcaaattcaaacaatttcatCTTGTTCTTCCTAAAATTGAAATCTCTTATAGCTGCACGAATTAGAGAGATATTGGAGAACGTAGGATTAGCGCAGGAGAGTTTGCCGTCAAATGTGGTTGCATCGGCGCAAGTTCTGGCAAACGTTGCTAATTTGTTGAATATTCGAGACACCGAACTTAGTAGTTGGGTTGCTTTCAATTTACAATTTTGAAAACTTCCGTAATTCATGTTGATTTCCATGTATTATATTTGGAACCTAACgaggaagaaaaacaaaatggATCTAGTTTTCTTGTAGCAATGGGTGATATTTCTTTGAGAAAGACTGGGGTAGATGAGAAGAGGGCTAAAGTGCACAAAGAGTCCAAAACTCTTCTTGAGTATACTCGAAAAGCAATAGCTAGGTTAACCTATTTGaaaaggtaaagaatttgtacGTTTACCACCCTAAATTTAGCCCTTCGTTTGAGTCTATTTGATGGTTATTGAGAAGAAATTGATATTTTCATATAGGACATTAGCACAACTAGAAGATGATGTGGCTCCATGTGATGCTCAAATGGAAAATTGGAAGACGAACTTGGGTGTTATGGCGTCAAAGGAGCGACAGTACATGCAATAGTATAACAACTATAGGGTAtcctttgtatttttattttcagggaTGCATTAAGATGCAAAACTAGTTACAGAAATTTAAGCTGTTGGTTCTTCTGAGATGAACATGCTATTTATCAGTTAAAAGGGACAAAAATGGGTGGAAAGAGAAGCTGCCTTTGCCGTAAGTGGATGAAATTTAACTGGATATGTATGGTTTGATTTGAGTGGTAGGGTTAAAGTTTATCAACCATATAGACAGGACATTCAATGTATAAAATGACTTTTTATTACTATtcgaaattataaataaaatggatTGAACAGGAGACTTAGAACTTCATATATAGGCAGAGTTGGAATAGAATTATTGTACGGATTCTGTTTTAAAGCTGAAAAATCATTAGCTGAGGTACTAGTTCATAGTCTTGGACAATTTATCATTAGATCATTTTAGTAGAAGAATCATTTTCCTTGGTGAATATTGCACTTTTGCATATATtggaatttaaataataaagtacTGCATATAAAGCTACAAGGATGTAGCTATTCTTGTTTTCTCACTCATTGTTAATTTATCAAGATTTTGGCTATCTAATTATCACCTATATGTTGCTTGCATGAATTCTTTCTGCGTTTCATTTATGCTTAATCTTGTTTGACAGGCATTACTGAATCGTGTGGGCTACACACCTGAAATTAATCATGGGGTGTTGGTTGAAATGGCCGAACACAGGAAGGACTTAGAGAAGAAGACCAAACCCATCTTAGATACTTTGAGGAGCTACCAGGACCTACCTCCGGTAACATGTTATCATGGTTGGCATTGGAGCACTATTGTGCTTTGGTGTTAATGTTTtctatatacatatcaaaatttcTTCTCCATTATACTTGGTCTTTATTTCCTATATCAGACTCTTTGGTAATGGATCCTCTTGTCTGTTCATCGCCCATCATGTCTTCATGTAAAGCTACAAGAGTAAAATAGTAATTGTAAATATATGAGGTTTCTATGGATCTTTGTAGTGAAGCTTCACATAGTATTTTTGTATATTTCTCTCTCAAGATTGTTTATGGTtttgatataaataaatgaacagAATTTATATTTGATGTGCATTTAATCTCATCAAACACATAAGTAGACGCACTTTTTCCACGTGTCTTAACATTTTGGTGGTACCCTGCTTGGCACTGCTTGTTATGTAAAACTTGCATCCTTATTGACAAGTCATAATATAGGTAACATTGTTAATTCAGATGGTCTATGTTCAAAGTTCAATTTTGGTCGTCATCTTTGTCTAGAATGTTTTGGACTTGGGGCCCTAGTTTCCATATCCTTGTCCTTGCAATGAGGGAATGTGCTCTAAAGAAGTGCGCAGTATTAccgttattttatttttgttcgtgCAGGATAAAGCTTTAGCTGCCTTAGCAATTGAGGACAAGAAAAGGCAGTATGCTGCTGCTGAAAAATACCTGGAAGATGTGTTGCAATCAGCCCTTGCTACGTCAGATTGATTGGCTTACAATAGAATTTACTTTCTTCTGAACAACGTGCTGATTTTTTATTAGTGAACTTCTGGAAGGGTGAGTTTGCCCAGGTGATCGAAACCAAAAGACAGTGTGATGTTGCAGACAGCTATTCAGATTTATGAGATTCAAGTTGTAACGTGTTATAGTATTAATTTGAAGTTGGTATGTACGCTATGTGTGCTTATGCATGCACGTTGTAATGTTATCGTCTTAAGCTCCTGCTCTTTCCCCTTTGTCATCAACTTTTGcaaatttttattatcaagaattttatgaaattatatattattattaaattatatgtaataattattattttaaattatacaaattcataaactataatcatattagttataataattttaaattttattaaatcatatatttaattaaatcatattagttataatcatatattatgatttgagtaaattcatataagaatattaattattaagaattttattaaattatatattttaattatattatatttaataataattatgttattttatattttacagtatcatatattatggtttgagtaaattcatataagaatattaattattaagaattttattaaattatatattttaattaaaatatatttaataataattatgtttaatatgattaaattatttattattgatattaatcttattaaaatttaaataaaataatttaccaaaacaaatttctgctaattattaagaattttattaaattatatattttaattaaaatatattaaataataattatgtttaaatatgattaaattatttatttttgataataaataatcttattaaaatttaaataacaataacaataatcatttaccaaaacaaatttatgctaagggtattctggtcattttagttttctccattatgctattacacctctattacattcaaccaaacacagttttactattacgcctctattccattacattcaaccaaacagttgatttgctattacacctctattccattacacctctaatccaatccaatacacctctaatccaatacagcgaaccaaacgtgctctaaATGTAATATATTGTgaataataagataaataaatgtAAGATGCAGAGAATCAGAATCTTCAAAAGTCATGTATTTCCCGTgactatttttcattttataagaGAGAGAGTTTGTgagaaattttcaaattaaatcataTCAATTACtaaaatgtttaatttgaatTAGCAATGGATCTCAATTGGAGAATCTTTACTTACTTTTGGGGGTTTTAGAAAATAaactttataatattaaaaatttatgaaaattactcAAGTAGCATATTATTTAGAAGAATGAcctaaaatttataatgaaattgagTGTCACCACTTCTCAAAGTAGTACCACCCAAAAAACATACTCAATCTTTACCTAATAATTAAttcaatgaaaaaaaatcaattatgatgatagatttttaagtGGCAGCACCAATGTatgaatttttgtaattattttttagtatcgCCTCCTTCAATGAAGGTACTAAATTTcagtaaaaatatttttctgataacaagTTTATAAGTGACAGCACCAAtgtaggattttttttatttattttttggtgtCGCCTCCTTCAATGGAGACACCCAATTCAGTAAAAAAAAATCCCTAGTGCCTACTCCTGACATGGCGGCACCAAAATTAGTATGTTTATATAAGCTCCTATCCTGGGTATAGTTCATTATCTGTATTTGTTTTGTCACATTTGTTGCTAACTGTTGAAGATGGGAGAAAAAAAATACAGTTGTTGTAGTTGGAGTGTGCAGCGTAAAAATTAATTCTCATTTACGTTCATTTTGACGGAGCCATTTTAGAAAGAGCAGTTGGTTGTATCTTGCCATAAGGTTAAAATAAGGTTCAATAAAAATGTAGGGGTGTAAGAAATGAAAGAAAGGATTGGTTCCATAATAGCTCGATGTTGTGGGAGGATAATGTCTAGACTATTCTACAAATTTCCAATTTCCATCAATCCGTCAAAATTTCAGCAAATGAAACTTGTAGACAAAGAAGACTTGGGCACAATGGTAAGAATTTATTGCTCGAATGGGGATAGCAACACTGAACCAGTTCAATTGTTTGTCGAGTTAGTCGAACACGAGCCCCTTGAAAATGTCGCTCCATTAAGTCAACAACACGGGTTTGACTTTGATCTCAATGTCAGATGGACAAAACAACCATGTTATGGAGGGTCACTGATAGGGGCTAAAAAAACACAGCACGGGTCAACAACATATAATAACCCAATTCCAGCTCATCATTTAAAGATACATCTTGAGATGAGGG
It encodes the following:
- the LOC121210851 gene encoding AUGMIN subunit 1 gives rise to the protein MAEHRKDLEKKTKPILDTLRSYQDLPPDKALAALAIEDKKRQYAAAEKYLEDVLQSALATSD